The DNA sequence ACGAGATAATCGACGAGCTTGCCGTGAAGGGAAAGATCGACCGCCGCCACATCTACGAGATATCGGTCGCCGGCAATACAACGATGACGCATCTTTTCCTCAAAGTCCCCGTCGAATCGCTCTCGCATATGCCGTTCACGCCGGCGTTCGTCCGAGAACAGCGCACCACCGCACGCGAACTGTCCATCGTCATCAACCCCGAGGGCGCGGTGTATACGCTCCCCATGGTCGGCGGTTTCGTCGGCGCCGACACGACAGCATGCATACTCTCGAGCGGCATGTACAAGGCGGAGCGCACGTCGGTCATCGTCGATATCGGCACGAACGGCGAGGTCGCTCTCGGCGATCACACGCGCATGCTCACATCGTCGGCACCCGCGGGGCCCGCGTTCGAGGGTGCGGAGATAAAATTCGGCATGCGCGCGACGAACGGCGCCATCGAAAAGGTCGTCATCGATAATGATGTCACCATCAATGTCATCGGCAATGCGGCGGCAACCGGCATCTGCGGCTCGGGGCTCATCGACGCGGTCGCGGAACTTCTCAACAAAGGAATCATCTCCGACACCGGCGAAATGCTGAAGCCCGCGGATATCCCCGCGACGACACCGGAGAAACTGAAAAAACGCATCTCGCTCGATGAAAAGGGAATGCCGATGTTCCTTCTCTCCGCCAAAGGCGGTGAAGCCGTGTTTCTCACGCAGAAGGACGTCCGCGAGCTGCAGCTTGCGAAAGGGGCGATACGCGCCATCATCGATATGCTCATAACGGAGGCCGGTATCTCCCTCTCCGATATCGAGACCTTCTATATCGCCGGGGCGTTCGGAAATTACATACGCTGCGAAAGCGCTATGCGCATCGGCCTCATCCCGCCCTTGCCGCGGGAGAAAGTGCGCTTCATCGGCAATGCCGCGCTTACCGGGAGCAGGATGACGCTTCTCTGCGCGCCGCTTCGCCGGGATATCGCGGCGTTCTCACGCGAGGCGAGGAACATGGAATTCGCGGGGCGGCCTGAATTCCAGATGGCGTTCTCCGAGGCGATGCTTTTCCCGGAGAAATAAACCCCTATCCCCGCCCATCGTTAATTATTTTCTTTCATGCAATGAACTTGGGCACCCCTTCCCCCTTTTTAAAGGGGGAAGGGGTAATAACGTTCTTCAAAATATTATTTTAGATCCCGCGGTCAGGCTGCTTTTTTTTCTTGTTTTCATGCGCATGTGTCTTCCGGTACGCCAGTATCGCTTTTGCCAGCTGATCGGGGCATGATGTCCCGTTCTGGCAGTCGATGCCTTTGATACGCTTTACGACCTCATCGGCATTCGTGGCGGCTACGGCCATCCATGGCCGCCGCCAGCTGCGGCATCCGTGCCGCACGCACGCCTTCGACAAGTGCGCTCAGCCCGCGGCGATTGCCACGACAGCCGCCGCGTATCTTTAATCCCCTGACCTTGCCGTCGATGATATCGAACGTCATCTCCTGCGAGCAGGTGCCTTCGGGTCGGTAGGTGAATGACATGGGGAAAGTATATAGTGCAGGCGCGAAGACGCAACGGGGAAAGAAATAATTTATCGGAATTACCGGTCTTGCCGATTTCAGTAAAGAAGTTGCCAACATCAATAAAGAACCTGCCACTCTCAATAAAGAAAACGCCACGGTCAAAAAAGAGACCGCCACGTACAATAAAGAGCCGTCCATCGTCAATAAAGAGAATGACACGGCCAACAAAGAAAATGCCGCAAGCAAAAAAGAATCCGCCGTTCCCGATACAGAGAATGACATCGGCAATAAAGCGGATGCCATGCACGATACAGAGAACGGCGGGATCAATAAAGCGTTATTCGGAACAACTAGGATTTTCGCGGACATGGCATATCGTATCGTCATTGTATTGAATAAGGACGAAGTATGCCATATAATCGTACTATCGAGGCAGGAGAAAACGAAATGGATCATGTCCCCTTGTTCTGCAGCGAGGCGGCACTCACTTCCGCGCAGAAAAGTCTTTACATGCGTTATTGGAACGAAACAGCGATACATGACAATGGTATACTATGAACCTTCACGATCTGGGATATTCTTCCTATTTCGAACAGCATGCGGAATCGATGTCTATACAACGAGATGACATCGGACGTGTAGCCGCTGTAGACCGTGGGCGGTTCATCATATGGAATGAGCACGGGGAGATACCCTCGGAACTCACGGGAAAATTCAATTTTGGCATCCGATCGTCAGAGGATATTCCGACGGTCGGGGACTGGGTGTCGCTCCAGTATCACGATAATCGTCATGCAGCGCGCATCACCCATGTTCTCCCGCGCAGGACGTTCCTCAGACGTAAGTGCGTCGGGAAAGACACAGAGCATCAGATGATCGCCGCGAACATCGATGTCGCCTTTATCATGCAGTCATGTCATTTTGATTTCAATGTGAAACGGCTCGATCGCTATTTGATCATGGTGAATGACGGCCATATAGAGCCGGTCATCCTGCTGACGAAAACGGATCTGGTCGCCCCCGGTGCCGTGGAGGCATGCATCGCATCGATACGGCAAAGCGGCATGTCGGCCAGGGTCATCGCCGTAAGCACAGTGACCGGCTCAGGTCTCGATGAATTCCGCGGCCTGCTCGCGCCGGGAATGACGTATTGCCTCATCGGATCGTCCGGCGTCGGGAAGACCACGCTCATCAACACGCTCCTCGGCGAGGACCGATATGACACCAAGGCGGTCAGCGGAACAGGTGAAGGCGTGCATACGACGACACGCCGAGAGCTTGTCCGTCTTGAGGGCGCCATGCTCATCGACACTCCGGGGATGCGCGAGCTCGGGCTTGTGGGGGCGCATGAAGGCCTCGGTGAGACCTTTGACGATATCGGCGCTCTCGCGGCAGAGTGCCGCTTTACCGACTGCAGTCACACGGCGGAACCCGGCTGTGCGGTGCGCAAAGCGCTTACGGAAGGGACGCTGAGCGAGATGCATTATGAGAGCTTCATGAAGCTCAGGAAAGAATCGGAATACCATGAGATGTCCCATGCCGAAAAACGGGAGAAGGATAAAGCGTTCGGGCGTTTCATCAATAATGCAAAAAAGGATATCGGCAAAAAAAAGCGTCTATAGTGATATCGCGCCTGCAGCGAAGGGCAGCGATGCTGCCGTTATGTACTCATCACGTTACCAGGAATATGCGAATCCGATGCCGTCCTGAATTGGGAAGAACCTGAGTGATGTTTGCGACGGTGTGCGGCCAAAATCCCCGTAAATACCGGTGATCACCGCGATAAAACCAAGTGCTGTACAGGATATCGCCGCTATCCGCAACCCCTGCGCCTCATTCATCAGATCAGCGGGCGCTGCGCCGCTTGGCAGAATGGTGTTTTCTGCTGCGTTCTTTCTGCTGACAGAAGAACGGATCAGCAATACACCGCCGATATCAACGAGGGAAACACCGGCCGAGAGAAGGATATCATTGACCGCTGAACCTCCGAGCCGCGATCTGTCGCCCGGCAGGAACGGTGCTATCGCCGCGAGCAGGAAACCGCCCCCCGCTGTGATATATGAAGCGATCACCCATGAATTCCATGATTGCGCTGAATTCGTATATACTGCGTTATCCATAGCGATATCAGCTGACGGCCAGGCCAGGAGCGAGGCAGCTGTTATTCCCATAAGCCCTGCGGTATATGAAATGCGCCCGAGAAAAGACATCTCCGGACCCTGCAATACCGCATGCGCTGCACTCTGCTGAACAGCTCCGAGCCCGTACCCGATAACACCGCCGATGGAATACCAGAAACCTGTATTCATATATACAGAATAATTCACAGTGCGTGTTCCATAATAGGACAATTCTAAGGCGCCCAATGCCCATCGCGATACTGCCATGCCGGAAAATAATGCGCCGAACGTGTCGCATAGTATCCCGGATTCCCATAATATCAGTGCGGGTATTGCGGAGCTGTTTGAAGAAGTGTCGGCTTTCAGCGCAACTGCGGGTGCCCCGGGTGCTGCGACGGCTTTTTTTTCAGGTGTGCTCGAAGGCGATCTTGCCGCGTTCTTCGTCGCTTCATTGGCAATGGACGGTTTGGTCTCGCCCGCGGCCTTCCGTGTTTCGTTCGCGGCAACGGTGCTCAAGGATGAAACTTTTGGGGCATCCGGCGTTCGTTCAGCGAGCGTATTGAACTGCGCGCCGAATTTTGACGCAAGCCGTTCGCTTGTCCCGATGATGGCATTGAAATTATCGACGATCTCCCGTTCGCTCCCCTCTATCTGCCCGTTCTCGACATTGACAAGCGATATTGAAACGACGAATTTATCGCCGAACTTGACGAGCGTCCCGGAACAGACGTACTGAACGCTCAGTATCTTCCCGATACGCACGGCACATTCCGTTTCCGTGCAGCCCGTTGTCTGAAGTTCCTGCTCTTTGAGAAGCGTCTGCATATTACCGCGGTCGACCACGATGCATGACTTTGTTTTCACAAGATCGGTACGAAAGAAATCCGAAACAGCGGCGGCATCGATACCGGACACACCGGAGCGCCCGGCAAAATCGAGTACGGCTACATGCGTCTTTCCGGCGGGCAGGAGTACGGAGGCGAACACCACTGACAGCAGTACTGCGTTCATACCGTTACGGACTCGGCGTTCTCTCGATAGATCGACATACATACGGCATCCCCTGCGCTTCCACGTGCATGCTTGCGCTGTCATAGTATAATCCACCCGCACTGACCGTCAAGTGCATCCTAAAAAAAGCGCACCGCCCTGTGAATGCTCTGCTCTTTCCGATACGAAAGCGGAGTTGCGCCGGTGAATTTCCGGAACACCTTGAAGAAGTAATCGGTATCGGCATAGCCGACGCTCCGTGCGATATCGCGCACGGGCATTTCGGTCGATGCCAAAAGATAGCATGCGCGGCGCATACGATTCTCCGTGATGACGCGGGTGAACGATCTCCCGTACCATGTCCGCACGAGCTGGCGCGCACGCGAACCCGATATGCCGACCGTATCCGCAAGGTCAGTGTAATGCACATCATCGCACGAACGCTGTGAAAAGAAGCGCTCGACGGCACGCCGCCGGTCCGATGCAGGCGAGTTCTCCGCTATGCGCCTGAGCATTTCACGCGCTATCATCGATAGCAGCGCCGCGATGGATGCGTCATTTCGGAGCAGGGGCACATGCCGCGTGCTGACCGCCGTTCCCTTCTGCTGTGAAAGTGCGCATGATATTTTCTTGCGGGAGGTGAAGGGACCGATGAACAGGATACCGAATGTCCCGACCGGCTGTACATATTCACAGACGCCCGCATGGCATGATTTCCAGAAGCCGTTCGATGATCGTGTCATCGTACGCCGAACCATATCCACATCGAACCGCATGCAGCGTCCTTCATGCGCCCGTTTCACGGCACGACAGAACGCGTGTGCGTGCAGCCGCCGTGAACGGCCGAGAAGGGGTATGAGCGCGCCGGACAGATCGTGATAGCTCACGTATCCGCCGCTCATATCTTCCACTGCTTCGACAGCTGCAATGACATCGCTCTCCATGTGAGGGAGTATACATCGCGTTGTCATTTTTTCCAGTAATCGTGGCAGCATATCGATTGCAGGATGTGCTGCACCTGTGTATACTATTGAACATGAGCCAAACAACATCGGCCGTTACCGCTTTCGTTCTTGCCTTCACCGTGCGTATGCTTTTCGCCGGCGACTTCGCCTTCATTGAAGCGTCGAGAACAGGCGCTGCCGCGCCCCTGCCGTCGGCCGTACCCGTCGGGGCTGAGGAGTTCACCGTTCCCCCGCCGCGCGCTGCCGATGACAAGAACATCGTACGTATATCCGAGAATGCCGATCTGAACGCGAAGCTGAGCGAGAACGCGGATGATAATCTGCAGGGGCTCATCGATATTTTCACGTACATGAAAAGCCGTCACGGCGATGCGCCGTCCAAGCTCGTTCTGCCGCGCGGGGTGTTCCGGGTGAAGATCGGTGCAAAGAAGGAGCTCGCCCTCCTTTCAATGAGCGACTTCACGCTCGACGGGAACGGCGCAACGCTCCTCTTCTCGTATCGCTCACCTGAGGATGCGAACGTGAACCCGCTCCATCTCTTGAGGATCAGCACCTGCAGGGATGTGAAGATCCATAATCTTATCATGGACTGGGACTGGGATATCTATCCGATCACAAGCGTCGCCGAGGTGACCCGCATCGACCCCGATGCGGACAGTGTGAGCTTCCGCGTCTATGACATGTCCGATGCGCGAAAACGCCAGTTCGATTCCTGCCCGTCGATCTACGGCGACTTTCAGCCCTTCGACTACGGCCGCGGCGCGATCGGCGTGCAGTGGGTCAATACGCTCGGCATAACGAGCGATGCAGTCATGACACGGCGATGGGGCAGCCCCGCTAAGAAATTCTTCGAGGAAGACACCTCCTGGAGCAGCGACGAGGTCACCTTAAAGACCGTGAAGGAAAAACGGAATTGGATGCGCAGCTTCGTGAAGCCGGGGTTCCAGTACCTTGTACGCCACTATGTGTACAATACCGGCGCGTTCTGGCTCGTCGCGAACACGAACCTCACCCTTGCAAACGTTACGGTCTATTCTGCCCCGGGCATGGGGATACGCGGCGGTGAGGGCAAGGGGCATCACACCCTGCTCTCGAATTTCCGGATAATGAACAAGCCCGGCACCTACGGGAAGCGCTACTGCACCGTCGCGGCCGACGGCATGAATTTCGGGAGCACGTTGGGGTATCTCATCATCGACAATTGCCGCATCGAGAACAATCTGGACGACGGCATCAATATTCATGACAAGATACACGTATCGGTCACGTTCACGCCGGGCGGAAGGGAGATCGTGCTCAATGATTTCCAATGGCGCACGCCCTTCGATGTCGGCGACCGCATTGAACTGCAGATGCCCGATCGCAGACCGCTCGATCCGCCGTTCATCGCGATCATCGTTGAAAAGAAGATAGTGCCGAAGAGCGGGGCGGTCAATCGCTATGCATCGCTCCTGCTCGATCGCGAACTTCCGGCGATAGCAGCGGACCAGAAAAAGATATATGTGCTCAACAGGAGCTACGATTCCGGGAATTACATCATCCGGGATACGACGATCAGCGGCAACAAAGGCCGCGGCATGCTCCTGCAGTCGCCCAATGGAACGGTGGACAACTGCCGCGTCATCGGCAACCGCAAGCATGCGCTCGATCTCGAATCCGAGATGACCTCATCATGGGGCGAAGGCTACACACCCGAGAACATCGTGATTCGCAGCTGTACGTTCGAGAACAATAATGTCGAGACGGTGTGGAATCAGCACCGCCAGTCGCCGGTCGTGCGCATCGGCGCTGTCGTGGGTGAATACTGGAAGCCCGAAGACGATCTTGCCTGGGGACTCCTTAAGAACATACTTTTCATCAGTAATGTGATAAACGCATACCCGAGCGCGGTGATGCAGCTGACCGCATGCGAGAACGTCATCATATTCGGGAACGTGTTCCAGAACGTGACGCGCGTAAGCACCCCGGGGCGGGAACGCAACGGCGCCATCATCGTGAACTATGGACGCAACATAGCGGTGCTCAATAATCGCTGGGGCGGCGAGAACGTGGAGCATCGCGGCATCTATTACGATACATCGCGCGTCAAGGCGGAGGATATCATTTCCCGTGGCAACACCGCGCATGCTGAAATCCTCATGAAGGAGCGCGAGACGTTGAAGATCTCCCTCTGCGGACTGAGGCCGGAAAGCGCGTATACGCTTCGCATCACGTTCAGGACAGGCGATGACGGCGGCATATACCGTGTATCGGACGAAGCGGGCATGCTGACACCGGCAGCAGTGGACACCTACAGCGCGCAGAACGGAGTGAAGGATGTTCCCTTCTCGTTCCGATCGCCGAAGAACACCGATGTCGAAATGAAGCTCTCCTTTACCTGCGAGGGAAAGAACGCCGCGTCAAGGAATTATTACCTGAAACGATATGATGGCTCCGGGGATAATGGGAAATTCAGCCTCACTATTATCGATCGGTGAATTCGATACGGAGAGCGTCAGGGAGCACATACAAATGTCTTCTTCACCATCGTCTCACCGCTTTTCAGGAGCCGCTTATTGAAGTCCGGTGTGTTGCAGAGCATCATCATGTCTGCAGGCATCGGTGAAAGACCCGCGTTCTCGGGAAGCGTATATCGATGCGCGATCGCCCGCAAGCGAACAGCACCGGCCGCACGCACCGTGAGCACCGGCTCGACGCGCGGTCTGCCGATCATCCTGAGAATGAATTTCCCGTCGCGGAACGGAAGCCGCCTGCCGTCCAGGAACGCTTCCGTGATGGTACCGCCGTCATCGGTAAGAACGATATAATCATAGTCACGGTATCGTATCGTCATACGGGTCACATCGCCGGTCCGCGCGCCCGACAGCGAATATTCCGGCAATGCCGCGACAGGCGCCTTCGCCGAAGGATACACGCCCTTCTCATACGGAACGAATGCATCGACACGCTTTGCCGCACTTCCCGGCGGAATGACGCGCGATGTCCATGCATCGCTTGTAAGCGCAGAATACCATGCGGCATTCCCCGTATCGCGGTCAAGCGTGTACACAAGACTGGTGAAGTACGGCTCTTCGGGACTGAAGCGAAAGAAGACAGTTCCGCCCGCCGCGAGAAGCGCACCGAGTACGATGGAGATCATCGCAGCAAAACCCCTTTGCCGTCCACCGATGAACGGGACGAAGGATCCGCAGATAATAGCGAAGACGCCGGCGGTGAGGAAAACAAAAATACAGGTGAGCGTTTCGTGGAGAGCGAGCAGTATCCCTCCCCAGAGCAGTATGACGGCGAACGCAATAATGGCGCGAACGAGCACCGATACTATCCGCTGCACATTGCCGAACGTATCGACCGCGAACAGGATCAGCGAGCCTAAGAACGGCCATACGAAGAGGTAATTGCCGCCCGGCATGAAGAACAGGAATACTACGGAAAGCACACCCCAGACGAGCGAGAATGCAAGCACGGATGCTGTCCCGCTCTTTGAAAAGCGCAGATAGATGCCGAACGCTATCATGTAAAGTCCTGTCGCGATGGGAACACTGGAATAGACAAGATAGAACGACCGGAAAAGATACAGGACTGCCGTAATGCCGAGGGTTATCCCGGTAATGACGGCGAACACACCGATGCTGCCTGCGAACGAAGCGACTATCGCTTTTCGATCGAGGCGTTTACGGCAGAGGAACACCAGGAACGCCAGCGCTATCCATCCCCCGACGGTCAAAAGGGGCGAGATGAACGATGGATAATGGACAACGACAAGCCCGGCGATATCGAAATAATGGAGCTCCGCCGATGTTCGGGGAAGAGATGCGTTGAGACGCGCTAATATCCCTGCGGTGTAGTCGAGCGAATGCGTAAGCGTATCGATGGAAAGGTTCTCCGGCGTATCCCGCGCGGTATGATAATGCTGCAATCGGTCGGTGAACGCGAAGTTCCATCCCGATACACCTTTGTTCGCGAAGCGCGTGAAATCGCTCCCGAGGGGCATTGACCCGTAAATGGATGCCATGAGGCTCGATGTGAACGAGCGCACCCCCGATGATGCGAGTATCGGTATCACCGATGCGTTCGTCGGTCCCGTCTCGTACATATACACCGGTCCGCGCGAGCCGCGGCAGTCAAAGTTGAGGATGAACCCGATATTCGACATGAGCGGATGGCTCTCGGCAAAAAGCATCGCCCCTTTCGTCCCGCTGCCGGGATTGTATCCCTCCTCACCGTCGGCAAAAAGAAAAACGACATCCCGTGTAACGGCTTGCTGTTTCAGCGCCCGCATCGTCTCAAGCAGCACCGCACACCCTGCAGCATCATCGGCGGCTCCCGGTCCGAACGGCACGGAATCGTAATGCGCGGCAAGACAGACGGCTTTGGCATTCGTGTCCGTCCCTTTCAGAACGGCGATGATATTACGGAGATAATACGCCTTCCCGTCCTCGACATGAAAAAGCTCTTTCGTTTCGAGTGCAACCCCCATGGACGCGATCTGCGACACGATGTACGTAAAGCCGCGTTCATGCCCGGGCGAACCCGTCGGGCGGGAGCGGGACGCAAGGGCCTTCACATGCTTCATCGCGCGTGCTGCACTTGCTTTCGCGGGCGGCGCATTCTCGCCAAGCGCTTTCGGCGGGCGATGGAGCGCGAACGTCATTACGACGCCGGCAAGCACGATGATGAAAGCAGCGGACAGTACGGCTTTTTCACGGATATCCTTCACGGCGCATCACCTCGTCAATACTATGCTCAGCGAGATATATATCCGTGCACGGATTATTGCAAGCGCATAGAGATCCCCAAAACCTCACGTACGTGATCCATTCTGTGAGGATTTGGGGGGATGCAACACAATGCATGCATTGCATTCCGCATCCGTCCGCGCTATAATCATA is a window from the Spirochaetota bacterium genome containing:
- a CDS encoding ASKHA domain-containing protein, whose product is MNKTCRIDFVKENITLYVSPGTTIAEAAERAGIILNFACAKAGTCGKCKVELEGAISPPTGEERELLGDVEREAGIRLSCQAKVMGAVKVHVFGSATYATAKIMEWGENREVKLAPCVRKYHLALTPSTLEESLSDVSVIERALARELIVSSSVLRLIPPTLRAGEWNVTVTIEECENRLIDIEAGDTTHADYAIAFDIGTTSVVGTLIDLTHGKDIATASRLNLQHKYGLDVISRIKYSLSAEGMDNLNRSVVATVNEIIDELAVKGKIDRRHIYEISVAGNTTMTHLFLKVPVESLSHMPFTPAFVREQRTTARELSIVINPEGAVYTLPMVGGFVGADTTACILSSGMYKAERTSVIVDIGTNGEVALGDHTRMLTSSAPAGPAFEGAEIKFGMRATNGAIEKVVIDNDVTINVIGNAAATGICGSGLIDAVAELLNKGIISDTGEMLKPADIPATTPEKLKKRISLDEKGMPMFLLSAKGGEAVFLTQKDVRELQLAKGAIRAIIDMLITEAGISLSDIETFYIAGAFGNYIRCESAMRIGLIPPLPREKVRFIGNAALTGSRMTLLCAPLRRDIAAFSREARNMEFAGRPEFQMAFSEAMLFPEK
- a CDS encoding TSCPD domain-containing protein, which produces MAVAATNADEVVKRIKGIDCQNGTSCPDQLAKAILAYRKTHAHENKKKKQPDRGI
- a CDS encoding TSCPD domain-containing protein, with translation MSAKILVVPNNALLIPPFSVSCMASALLPMSFSVSGTADSFLLAAFSLLAVSFSLLTMDGSLLYVAVSFLTVAFSLLRVAGSLLMLATSLLKSARPVIPINYFFPRCVFAPALYTFPMSFTYRPEGTCSQEMTFDIIDGKVRGLKIRGGCRGNRRGLSALVEGVRAARMPQLAAAMDGRSRHECR
- the rsgA gene encoding ribosome small subunit-dependent GTPase A, coding for MSIQRDDIGRVAAVDRGRFIIWNEHGEIPSELTGKFNFGIRSSEDIPTVGDWVSLQYHDNRHAARITHVLPRRTFLRRKCVGKDTEHQMIAANIDVAFIMQSCHFDFNVKRLDRYLIMVNDGHIEPVILLTKTDLVAPGAVEACIASIRQSGMSARVIAVSTVTGSGLDEFRGLLAPGMTYCLIGSSGVGKTTLINTLLGEDRYDTKAVSGTGEGVHTTTRRELVRLEGAMLIDTPGMRELGLVGAHEGLGETFDDIGALAAECRFTDCSHTAEPGCAVRKALTEGTLSEMHYESFMKLRKESEYHEMSHAEKREKDKAFGRFINNAKKDIGKKKRL
- a CDS encoding CsgG/HfaB family protein — translated: MNAVLLSVVFASVLLPAGKTHVAVLDFAGRSGVSGIDAAAVSDFFRTDLVKTKSCIVVDRGNMQTLLKEQELQTTGCTETECAVRIGKILSVQYVCSGTLVKFGDKFVVSISLVNVENGQIEGSEREIVDNFNAIIGTSERLASKFGAQFNTLAERTPDAPKVSSLSTVAANETRKAAGETKPSIANEATKNAARSPSSTPEKKAVAAPGAPAVALKADTSSNSSAIPALILWESGILCDTFGALFSGMAVSRWALGALELSYYGTRTVNYSVYMNTGFWYSIGGVIGYGLGAVQQSAAHAVLQGPEMSFLGRISYTAGLMGITAASLLAWPSADIAMDNAVYTNSAQSWNSWVIASYITAGGGFLLAAIAPFLPGDRSRLGGSAVNDILLSAGVSLVDIGGVLLIRSSVSRKNAAENTILPSGAAPADLMNEAQGLRIAAISCTALGFIAVITGIYGDFGRTPSQTSLRFFPIQDGIGFAYSW
- a CDS encoding AraC family transcriptional regulator — protein: MTTRCILPHMESDVIAAVEAVEDMSGGYVSYHDLSGALIPLLGRSRRLHAHAFCRAVKRAHEGRCMRFDVDMVRRTMTRSSNGFWKSCHAGVCEYVQPVGTFGILFIGPFTSRKKISCALSQQKGTAVSTRHVPLLRNDASIAALLSMIAREMLRRIAENSPASDRRRAVERFFSQRSCDDVHYTDLADTVGISGSRARQLVRTWYGRSFTRVITENRMRRACYLLASTEMPVRDIARSVGYADTDYFFKVFRKFTGATPLSYRKEQSIHRAVRFF
- a CDS encoding right-handed parallel beta-helix repeat-containing protein; this encodes MSQTTSAVTAFVLAFTVRMLFAGDFAFIEASRTGAAAPLPSAVPVGAEEFTVPPPRAADDKNIVRISENADLNAKLSENADDNLQGLIDIFTYMKSRHGDAPSKLVLPRGVFRVKIGAKKELALLSMSDFTLDGNGATLLFSYRSPEDANVNPLHLLRISTCRDVKIHNLIMDWDWDIYPITSVAEVTRIDPDADSVSFRVYDMSDARKRQFDSCPSIYGDFQPFDYGRGAIGVQWVNTLGITSDAVMTRRWGSPAKKFFEEDTSWSSDEVTLKTVKEKRNWMRSFVKPGFQYLVRHYVYNTGAFWLVANTNLTLANVTVYSAPGMGIRGGEGKGHHTLLSNFRIMNKPGTYGKRYCTVAADGMNFGSTLGYLIIDNCRIENNLDDGINIHDKIHVSVTFTPGGREIVLNDFQWRTPFDVGDRIELQMPDRRPLDPPFIAIIVEKKIVPKSGAVNRYASLLLDRELPAIAADQKKIYVLNRSYDSGNYIIRDTTISGNKGRGMLLQSPNGTVDNCRVIGNRKHALDLESEMTSSWGEGYTPENIVIRSCTFENNNVETVWNQHRQSPVVRIGAVVGEYWKPEDDLAWGLLKNILFISNVINAYPSAVMQLTACENVIIFGNVFQNVTRVSTPGRERNGAIIVNYGRNIAVLNNRWGGENVEHRGIYYDTSRVKAEDIISRGNTAHAEILMKERETLKISLCGLRPESAYTLRITFRTGDDGGIYRVSDEAGMLTPAAVDTYSAQNGVKDVPFSFRSPKNTDVEMKLSFTCEGKNAASRNYYLKRYDGSGDNGKFSLTIIDR
- a CDS encoding M20/M25/M40 family metallo-hydrolase, with protein sequence MKDIREKAVLSAAFIIVLAGVVMTFALHRPPKALGENAPPAKASAARAMKHVKALASRSRPTGSPGHERGFTYIVSQIASMGVALETKELFHVEDGKAYYLRNIIAVLKGTDTNAKAVCLAAHYDSVPFGPGAADDAAGCAVLLETMRALKQQAVTRDVVFLFADGEEGYNPGSGTKGAMLFAESHPLMSNIGFILNFDCRGSRGPVYMYETGPTNASVIPILASSGVRSFTSSLMASIYGSMPLGSDFTRFANKGVSGWNFAFTDRLQHYHTARDTPENLSIDTLTHSLDYTAGILARLNASLPRTSAELHYFDIAGLVVVHYPSFISPLLTVGGWIALAFLVFLCRKRLDRKAIVASFAGSIGVFAVITGITLGITAVLYLFRSFYLVYSSVPIATGLYMIAFGIYLRFSKSGTASVLAFSLVWGVLSVVFLFFMPGGNYLFVWPFLGSLILFAVDTFGNVQRIVSVLVRAIIAFAVILLWGGILLALHETLTCIFVFLTAGVFAIICGSFVPFIGGRQRGFAAMISIVLGALLAAGGTVFFRFSPEEPYFTSLVYTLDRDTGNAAWYSALTSDAWTSRVIPPGSAAKRVDAFVPYEKGVYPSAKAPVAALPEYSLSGARTGDVTRMTIRYRDYDYIVLTDDGGTITEAFLDGRRLPFRDGKFILRMIGRPRVEPVLTVRAAGAVRLRAIAHRYTLPENAGLSPMPADMMMLCNTPDFNKRLLKSGETMVKKTFVCAP